One region of Salvia miltiorrhiza cultivar Shanhuang (shh) chromosome 3, IMPLAD_Smil_shh, whole genome shotgun sequence genomic DNA includes:
- the LOC131014083 gene encoding uncharacterized protein LOC131014083, translating into MKLKATDVPTALKMLHKYASVALNGGRTIQFTLDPNVFGNNREVFVEFDEIHKMCELEPIAASSICVYIWHLYKECEASNILDRIRFVDPYLVSCDPSVDQNEQAGRLGQRLIGTKNNQLVMMPCNVGWHWILLVIDPHKETVYALDPLLDGTHVEDWKSMMTLAMKMFNMSIGTRGRKTPLWETINAPQQPDGAQCGFYVMRFMRDVFDNLVSDHSLPLATLFTGGCYSKKEIDEMRIEWAEFLSSIDD; encoded by the exons ATGAAGTTGAAGGCAACCGATGTACCAACGGCATTAAAGATGTTGCACAAATACGCAAGTGTTGCACTCAATGGTGGTCGCACTATTCAATTCACCTTGGATCCTAATGTCTTTGGTAATAATCGAGAAGTTTTTGTTGAATTTGATGAAATCCACAAAATGTGTGAATTGGAGCCTATCGCAGCATCGAGCATTTGTGTCTACATATG GCACTTATACAAGGAGTGTGAGGCTTCAAACATTCTTGATAGAATTCGATTTGTTGATCCATATTTGGTATCATGCGATCCAAGTGTTGACCAAAACGAACAAGCGGGTAGGTTAGGCCAGAGGTTGATTGGTACCAAAAACAATCAACTTGTTATGATGCCATGCAATGTAGG ttGGCATTGGATTCTTTTGGTGATTGATCCACATAAAGAAACTGTATATGCGTTGGATCCATTGTTAGATGGTACCCATGTTGAGGATTGGAAGAGCATGATGACGTT AGCCATGAAAATGTTCAACATGAGCATAGGAACAAGAGGGAGGAAGACTCCTTTGTGGGAAACGATCAAT GCTCCACAACAACCTGATGGAGCACAATGTGGATTCTATGTTATGCGATTCATGAGAGATGTCTTTGACAATCTTGTATCCGATCACTCTCTCCCATTAGCTACGTTG tTCACAGGAGGATGTTATTCCAAAAAAGAGATTGATGAAATGAGGATAGAGTGGGCAGAGTTTCTAAGTTCGATTGATGATTGA